DNA sequence from the Marinilongibacter aquaticus genome:
ATCGAAGCAGGAAATATACCCAAAGGATATACCCTAAAAGCACTTGCACAAAGCCTTGAAACAGAAGCTGAAAAGCTAATTCCGGTTGAAAAACAACTAAAATTAGACCGTGCGAAATTAATTAACCTTTCATCTTTAATGGGACTTATTTTGCCATTTGGCGGTGTTATTTTTCCATTGATACTAACAAACAAGACCAACGACAAAATAAACAAAGACCTTGGAAAAAGGATTGTAAGCGTACAGATTTTAATAGCCGCTTTGCTTTCATTTTCGCTTATCCTTAGTCCGTTCATTCAAAAGGAATTGGCCGTTGATTTTCCACTTTT
Encoded proteins:
- a CDS encoding helix-turn-helix domain-containing protein, yielding MKTVVQQLREARNLTQTELAQKSGLSLRTIQRIEAGNIPKGYTLKALAQSLETEAEKLIPVEKQLKLDRAKLINLSSLMGLILPFGGVIFPLILTNKTNDKINKDLGKRIVSVQILIAALLSFSLILSPFIQKELAVDFPLFLIPLLATISLKIFVCVMNGISLNKNNDLHKIMKINYL